From Algoriphagus sp. NG3, the proteins below share one genomic window:
- the proB gene encoding glutamate 5-kinase, with amino-acid sequence MLDSKLLVIKIGSNVLTQDNGLPDLERMEKLVAQIQELTSRGKKIVLVSSGAVAFGRQAIPLPDKLNPVFRKQIWASTGQIRLINQYQNFFEKHDQPVAQILVTKEDFRDRKHFLNMRNCVQALLSQGILPIINENDTVTITELMFTDNDELASLTAAMINADTMMLLTNVDGIYTGNPADPNSQLIEKVASRMPEISSYISASKSSFGRGGMLTKYAMAKKSADLGIQVIIANGKRENVLEDFADKSLRCTWFEPQKAKHGAKKWLAHGEHYYVGEITINEGAKTSLTAEVIRSLLPIGIIKLEGEFSKGDILLIRDESGHKIGLGRAEYSSKIANERLGEKNHKALIHYDYLYIFDHD; translated from the coding sequence ATGCTAGACAGCAAATTACTTGTAATTAAAATCGGGTCGAATGTACTGACGCAGGATAATGGACTTCCTGATCTGGAACGTATGGAAAAACTTGTGGCCCAAATCCAGGAGCTGACCTCCCGTGGAAAAAAAATCGTGCTGGTGAGTTCCGGGGCAGTGGCTTTTGGAAGACAAGCCATTCCTCTTCCTGATAAGCTCAACCCTGTGTTCAGAAAACAAATATGGGCATCCACAGGTCAAATCCGCCTGATCAATCAATACCAAAACTTCTTTGAAAAGCACGATCAGCCAGTTGCTCAGATCTTGGTGACAAAGGAGGATTTCCGTGATAGGAAGCATTTTCTCAATATGAGAAACTGTGTTCAGGCATTGCTTTCCCAGGGGATTTTACCCATTATCAATGAAAATGACACAGTCACGATCACAGAACTCATGTTCACCGACAACGACGAACTTGCAAGTCTTACAGCTGCTATGATCAATGCGGACACGATGATGCTCTTGACCAATGTGGACGGGATTTATACGGGCAACCCTGCAGATCCCAATTCTCAACTTATAGAAAAAGTAGCATCGCGGATGCCGGAAATCTCCAGTTACATCTCAGCATCCAAGTCCTCTTTTGGGCGTGGCGGGATGCTCACCAAATACGCCATGGCGAAGAAATCCGCTGATCTGGGGATTCAGGTGATCATCGCCAACGGAAAGCGGGAAAATGTGCTGGAAGATTTTGCAGATAAGAGCTTACGCTGCACGTGGTTTGAACCGCAGAAAGCCAAGCATGGTGCGAAGAAATGGCTTGCACATGGCGAACATTATTACGTAGGAGAAATCACAATCAACGAAGGTGCAAAAACGTCCCTTACAGCCGAAGTAATCCGGAGCTTGTTGCCGATTGGAATTATTAAACTGGAAGGTGAGTTTTCCAAAGGAGACATCTTGCTTATTCGTGACGAGTCCGGACACAAAATCGGGCTTGGCCGCGCAGAGTATTCCTCCAAAATAGCCAATGAACGGCTTGGCGAAAAGAACCACAAAGCATTAATACACTACGATTACCTCTATATTTTCGATCATGACTGA
- a CDS encoding glutamate-5-semialdehyde dehydrogenase, which translates to MTEYQHIFEGVKKGARKLTGLSNEKVNQVLHNLAISAVENMYFLLEENQKDLDRMDSNDPMYDRLLLTEERIQNIAGEIIQVSALPSPLHHVLESKTLENGLSLEKTTVPLGVLGIIYEARPNVTFDVFTLALKSGNGLVLKGGSDADYSNRAIMSLIHQVLAVNELPTDAFQLLPADRAATKALLEAVGFVDVIIPRGSQGLINFVRENAKVPVIETGAGIVHTYVDESADLEKATKIAFNSKTRRPSVCNSLDCLVIHEAHLAVLNDIIEPMLESKVQVFADEKSFAALDSNDLISLAEESHFGTEFLGLKLAIKTVANLDEALDHIAAYSSKHSEAIVAENQEVIDRFLLEVDAAAVYANASTAFTDGAQFGLGAEIGISTQKLHARGPMALKELCSYKWIVRGNGQVRD; encoded by the coding sequence ATGACTGAGTACCAACATATATTTGAAGGAGTAAAAAAAGGAGCAAGAAAATTGACCGGGCTCAGCAATGAGAAAGTCAACCAGGTATTGCATAATCTGGCAATCTCGGCGGTGGAAAACATGTACTTTCTACTGGAAGAAAACCAAAAGGATCTGGATCGCATGGATAGCAATGATCCTATGTATGACAGGCTTTTGCTTACCGAAGAGCGAATCCAGAATATCGCCGGGGAAATCATCCAGGTAAGCGCCCTACCAAGTCCATTGCATCACGTCTTGGAGAGCAAAACGCTGGAAAACGGACTCTCCCTGGAGAAAACCACCGTTCCGCTTGGCGTGCTCGGGATCATTTACGAAGCTAGGCCAAACGTTACTTTTGATGTGTTCACACTAGCACTGAAGTCAGGAAATGGCTTGGTGCTGAAAGGCGGATCTGATGCAGATTACTCCAATCGTGCCATTATGAGTTTGATTCATCAAGTATTGGCTGTCAATGAACTACCAACCGATGCCTTCCAACTACTTCCCGCAGACCGGGCTGCTACCAAAGCACTTTTGGAAGCTGTGGGTTTTGTGGACGTGATTATACCTCGGGGTTCACAGGGACTGATCAACTTTGTAAGGGAAAACGCAAAAGTGCCTGTTATAGAAACCGGGGCAGGAATAGTCCATACCTACGTGGATGAATCAGCTGATTTGGAGAAAGCGACAAAGATTGCTTTCAATTCCAAAACCCGCCGACCAAGTGTCTGTAACTCCTTAGATTGCCTGGTGATCCATGAAGCTCATCTAGCTGTTTTGAACGACATCATTGAGCCGATGCTGGAAAGCAAGGTTCAGGTATTTGCAGATGAAAAGTCCTTTGCGGCTTTGGACAGCAATGACCTGATCTCACTAGCTGAAGAATCCCATTTTGGAACTGAGTTTCTGGGATTGAAATTAGCGATCAAGACCGTAGCAAATCTGGATGAGGCGCTAGATCATATTGCAGCCTATTCTTCCAAGCATTCTGAAGCTATAGTGGCCGAAAATCAGGAAGTCATCGACAGGTTTCTTCTTGAAGTGGATGCTGCCGCGGTGTATGCCAATGCCTCCACGGCATTTACCGACGGTGCCCAATTCGGACTGGGAGCCGAGATCGGTATCAGTACCCAAAAACTTCACGCCCGTGGTCCTATGGCACTGAAAGAGCTTTGCAGCTACAAGTGGATTGTGAGGGGAAATGGACAAGTGAGGGATTAA
- a CDS encoding LytTR family DNA-binding domain-containing protein yields the protein MKIKCLIVEDEKHCAERLELLLKRQHKDTIELVETAKDLRSAENMLGSEQIDLVFMDIEVGNENSIDLLRKLPKINFDIIFTTAHQEYAIHAIKMSALDYLLKPIDSDELADTLLRLLNRKNEKTENSRIGLLLQQLDLSLNKSNWRITISTAEGFEVLRTEEILRCQADVNYTHIHLVNRKKITVAKTLKEFEGLLKPYGFFRTHNSHLVNLNQVIGYHKGKGGYLILRDKSEVEVSQRRKEELLKTLKDNF from the coding sequence ATGAAAATAAAATGTCTTATTGTAGAAGATGAAAAACACTGTGCCGAGAGGCTTGAATTACTTTTAAAGCGACAGCACAAGGATACTATAGAACTAGTAGAAACAGCAAAGGATCTTAGGTCAGCAGAAAATATGCTGGGTTCGGAACAAATCGATTTAGTTTTTATGGACATAGAAGTAGGAAATGAAAATAGCATAGACTTACTCCGTAAACTCCCAAAAATCAATTTTGACATAATATTCACCACAGCTCATCAGGAATACGCAATCCATGCTATCAAAATGAGCGCACTGGATTACTTGCTTAAGCCCATAGATAGTGATGAGTTGGCTGATACCCTACTGAGGCTTCTTAACAGAAAAAATGAAAAAACAGAAAACTCCAGGATAGGTCTTTTGCTACAGCAGCTGGATTTATCCCTAAACAAAAGCAACTGGCGTATCACTATATCTACCGCAGAAGGATTTGAGGTATTGCGGACTGAAGAAATCCTCCGCTGTCAGGCAGATGTCAACTACACTCATATTCATTTAGTTAATAGAAAGAAAATCACTGTCGCAAAAACCTTAAAAGAGTTTGAAGGACTGCTTAAACCCTATGGTTTTTTTCGAACTCACAACAGTCATTTGGTAAATCTAAACCAAGTAATTGGCTATCATAAAGGGAAGGGAGGATACCTTATTCTCCGGGATAAAAGTGAAGTAGAGGTCTCCCAAAGAAGAAAAGAGGAGCTCTTAAAAACCCTGAAAGATAATTTCTGA
- a CDS encoding tetratricopeptide repeat protein, whose amino-acid sequence MDISYSGGKGLLFVCFISAMTIAKVSAQRQHLDSLLNSVELLDRLDTTRIVLYNDIAYDYHLIDPDSGMIYADSALRLAVFLRNKALEGEAHSMMGTNYWSLGEDSLALAHYQIALEINESVGNLRRSGILYNNMALIAYNRSDYYRAIAYHESANRIFRELDIAPFLSSSLTNMGVVYLALADYPHAMEVFLDAQLLVENAQSSQYANLETNIGLVNKNIGELAEAETNFQNAITIFQKVGNKYGEANNYSNLANTLQSQGKNEEALELYSKALAINTEIGNKRRIASDYTNLAILYKDQKIYDKALENLESSLCLYREVDDKNNLSLVLKELAHVHIYQSKAGLKPIDFNETKSIIQESIQLAETGGSLSRLEAAWLTLSELHQEAGQFRDAYAAYKKHISYRDSIFNEENRIKLLRLQAKFDYQKRETTLTAGFELDKLNLQNVANREKYIRNLTLGLACMVLSGFYIFYRMTQKRKNLEAERLQAEFKAKVLETELKALRAQMNPHFIFNSLNSIGLFMLKSEPIEADKYLQKFSKLIRMILESSDQAEISLEDEIEILNLYVDLEKLRLDNPVFFTVRLDNAIEAASTMVPPLILQPFIENSIWHGISSADRVGEIVLDIRLDSENLICQIIDNGVGRKAEKDTSTISKKTRSMGMEIIQDRIKIFNSKNSGTSKINLVDLDPGLQVDIVLPLNIRY is encoded by the coding sequence ATGGATATTTCTTATAGTGGCGGAAAAGGACTTTTATTTGTATGCTTTATAAGTGCCATGACTATTGCAAAAGTCTCAGCACAAAGGCAGCACCTTGACAGCCTCCTTAATAGTGTGGAACTATTGGATAGATTGGATACCACCCGCATTGTATTATACAATGACATTGCCTATGACTATCATTTGATAGATCCTGATTCAGGAATGATCTATGCAGACAGTGCCCTGCGACTTGCAGTATTTTTAAGAAATAAAGCACTGGAGGGAGAAGCCCACAGCATGATGGGAACCAATTACTGGAGCTTAGGTGAGGACAGCCTGGCCTTAGCCCATTATCAAATAGCATTGGAAATAAATGAAAGTGTCGGTAACCTGAGGCGGAGCGGTATTTTATATAATAACATGGCCTTGATTGCCTATAACAGGAGTGATTATTATAGAGCAATAGCTTATCATGAAAGTGCTAACCGCATTTTTAGAGAATTGGATATAGCGCCTTTTTTATCTAGTTCACTCACAAATATGGGCGTTGTTTACCTAGCACTAGCAGACTATCCCCATGCTATGGAAGTGTTCTTAGATGCTCAGCTCTTGGTGGAAAATGCGCAATCGTCGCAATATGCAAATTTGGAGACCAACATAGGATTGGTAAATAAAAATATAGGGGAATTGGCAGAAGCAGAAACTAATTTCCAAAATGCTATAACCATATTTCAAAAAGTTGGGAATAAATATGGAGAAGCAAATAACTACTCAAACTTAGCGAACACCTTGCAAAGTCAAGGAAAAAATGAAGAAGCACTTGAGCTTTATTCGAAAGCATTGGCTATCAATACTGAGATCGGAAATAAAAGACGTATCGCATCAGATTATACTAATTTGGCTATACTCTACAAAGATCAGAAGATTTACGACAAAGCTCTTGAAAACCTGGAATCTTCCCTCTGTCTTTACAGGGAAGTTGACGATAAGAACAACTTAAGTTTAGTTTTAAAAGAACTGGCCCATGTACACATTTACCAAAGCAAAGCAGGTTTAAAGCCAATTGATTTTAACGAAACTAAAAGTATTATTCAGGAAAGTATTCAACTAGCCGAAACAGGAGGATCACTCAGTAGGCTTGAGGCTGCTTGGCTGACGCTAAGCGAACTGCATCAGGAAGCAGGGCAGTTCAGAGATGCTTATGCAGCCTACAAAAAACACATTAGTTATCGCGATAGTATTTTCAATGAAGAAAATAGAATCAAATTACTTAGGCTTCAGGCCAAATTTGATTACCAAAAAAGAGAGACAACACTTACTGCAGGTTTTGAACTTGATAAATTGAATTTGCAGAACGTCGCTAATCGCGAGAAATACATCCGAAACCTTACCTTGGGGCTGGCTTGTATGGTGCTCAGTGGGTTTTACATTTTTTATCGGATGACCCAGAAAAGGAAAAACCTTGAGGCTGAACGATTACAGGCCGAGTTTAAAGCTAAAGTTCTCGAGACAGAGTTAAAGGCTTTACGGGCACAGATGAATCCTCATTTTATTTTCAACAGCCTGAATTCCATAGGCTTGTTTATGTTGAAAAGTGAACCGATAGAAGCGGATAAGTATCTGCAAAAATTTTCCAAACTTATACGGATGATACTCGAAAGTAGTGATCAGGCAGAAATCAGCCTGGAAGATGAAATTGAAATATTAAACCTATATGTGGATCTTGAAAAACTGAGACTGGACAACCCGGTGTTTTTCACAGTACGCCTTGATAATGCTATCGAAGCAGCAAGTACTATGGTTCCCCCTTTGATTTTACAACCCTTTATCGAAAATAGCATTTGGCATGGTATATCTTCTGCAGATAGGGTAGGAGAAATCGTATTGGATATCCGGTTGGATTCTGAGAATCTTATCTGCCAGATTATTGACAATGGTGTGGGAAGAAAAGCAGAAAAGGACACATCCACAATCTCAAAAAAAACCAGATCCATGGGGATGGAAATCATCCAGGATAGAATAAAAATTTTTAATAGCAAAAACTCAGGGACATCCAAAATCAACTTAGTTGATCTAGATCCTGGATTACAAGTTGATATTGTTTTACCACTTAATATCCGATACTGA
- a CDS encoding DUF6694 family lipoprotein, which yields MKNQIYFIVVGLLILSSCSKKLDASNEETLWSSARVIAESLSGKEKQEFIEAFENVGYHYLYEVETEEEMRRVFHKKTAKQIIKLAKEIEAEELEEKLASQPKIDASTINAFMKSQDLVESTLSWEENREFLEAVELVANTYGASESEKKLLNRFHNKTPAEIISDSKKIPGKKAQTDPKKKPWD from the coding sequence ATGAAAAACCAAATTTATTTTATAGTTGTGGGGCTTTTGATCCTAAGTTCATGTAGCAAAAAGCTTGATGCATCAAATGAGGAGACTTTATGGTCATCCGCTAGGGTAATTGCAGAATCTTTAAGTGGCAAAGAAAAGCAGGAATTTATAGAAGCATTTGAAAATGTGGGGTACCATTACCTATACGAGGTTGAGACTGAGGAAGAAATGCGCAGAGTATTTCATAAGAAAACGGCTAAACAGATTATCAAACTTGCAAAGGAAATCGAAGCGGAGGAATTGGAAGAGAAATTGGCCTCTCAACCCAAAATTGATGCCTCTACCATCAATGCCTTCATGAAATCCCAGGATTTGGTTGAAAGTACCTTGTCATGGGAAGAAAACAGAGAGTTTTTGGAGGCTGTGGAGTTGGTTGCTAATACCTATGGAGCCAGCGAGTCTGAAAAAAAGCTTCTAAATAGGTTTCATAATAAAACTCCGGCTGAGATTATTTCGGACTCAAAAAAAATCCCGGGTAAAAAAGCACAAACTGACCCAAAGAAAAAGCCATGGGATTAG
- a CDS encoding ABC transporter permease, with protein MWKNYFTLSIRNLLRSKTSSFIHIAGLSIGLVSTLMILFYVDFERSYENMHSHADRIFRITLDIYNGNEFVLNDAQTYQLLGQELTEQMPEVEDYVRMFPMEPIEFQAPSTDVKSYESKVYLVDESILDIFSFDFVNDRAISKFSEPFKVIISETLANKYFGKSDAVGEMLQFPYDPTPLEVVAVMRDLPQNTHMKYDLLMSHMTLPIFEEWYPDNLWNANNEFTFLLMNEGVDLTDFNEKLLKYSKDHVQMENEIVLAEPIKDIHLYSNKTYEPEVNGSAQTVNFMLLIGILVMILAWINYINLSTAKAMDRAKEVGVRKTIGSSKMQLIMQFYSEAFLINLISAAVSVVLFLSLLPYFKDFSGVDLSVYHFGELKLLLLVMGLVFFGTLLSGFYPAIMLSGFKPMLVLKGKFSNTGKGVALRKSLVYVQFIASVVLLCVSFAVFKQMKFLNSQDLGVAIDNTLVIRTPQNVGSDSLYTNLIQKFENLVEQKSWVKAVTQASSVPGSETKDMSSTGSVSKLGEDEKEGGYTYYHYGVKENYPEVMGLEFLAGSPLEPETPSEKVLISETAMHQLGFNSPEGAVGQKISFYRSDKPAEIHGVFKNFHQRSPKEAYMPLLLWKANTTRNFIVKLNTQDSQAAVAGLEDVWKQVYPGFSYDYYFLNDMYNAQYHQEQQFGKTVLLFTFLSLVIAGLGLYGLSAFMVQMRTKEIGVRTVLGASKPSLMWILSKGFLGIVGLSGLIAIPISYYLIQSWLGNYANRFDLGLDLFAIPSVFILLVAMLTVGSQTLKSAYANPVDSLKSE; from the coding sequence ATGTGGAAAAATTACTTTACGCTTTCGATTAGAAATTTACTCCGCAGTAAGACCTCTTCATTTATCCATATTGCCGGGCTGAGCATTGGACTGGTTTCTACCTTGATGATCCTGTTCTATGTTGATTTTGAGCGCAGTTATGAAAATATGCATTCCCATGCTGATCGTATTTTTCGTATCACGCTGGATATCTACAACGGAAATGAATTTGTTCTCAATGATGCCCAGACCTACCAGTTGCTGGGACAGGAACTCACGGAGCAAATGCCTGAAGTAGAAGATTATGTGCGGATGTTTCCAATGGAACCTATAGAGTTTCAAGCTCCTTCCACGGATGTGAAGAGCTATGAGTCCAAAGTCTATCTGGTAGATGAGTCTATACTGGATATTTTCTCCTTTGATTTTGTCAATGATCGGGCTATATCCAAGTTTTCTGAGCCTTTTAAGGTGATTATTTCCGAGACATTGGCCAATAAATATTTTGGAAAATCTGATGCAGTGGGGGAGATGCTCCAATTTCCTTACGATCCGACTCCATTGGAAGTAGTGGCAGTGATGCGGGATCTGCCTCAGAATACCCATATGAAATATGATTTGCTGATGTCTCATATGACGCTGCCTATTTTCGAAGAATGGTATCCTGATAATCTTTGGAACGCCAACAATGAGTTCACTTTTCTTTTAATGAATGAAGGAGTTGATCTGACTGACTTTAACGAAAAACTGTTGAAATATTCTAAGGATCATGTGCAAATGGAAAATGAGATTGTTCTTGCAGAACCCATTAAGGATATTCATTTGTACTCCAATAAGACCTATGAGCCAGAGGTAAATGGCAGTGCCCAGACCGTTAATTTCATGCTCCTGATAGGGATATTGGTAATGATACTGGCCTGGATCAATTACATCAATCTATCCACGGCCAAAGCAATGGACCGGGCAAAAGAAGTTGGTGTCCGAAAGACGATCGGTTCGAGTAAAATGCAATTGATCATGCAATTTTACAGTGAGGCGTTTTTGATCAACTTGATTTCAGCAGCAGTTTCAGTTGTGCTGTTTTTATCACTTTTACCTTACTTCAAAGACTTCAGTGGTGTAGATCTCTCGGTCTATCATTTCGGTGAACTGAAACTCCTGCTTTTGGTGATGGGATTGGTATTCTTCGGAACCTTGTTGTCTGGATTTTATCCGGCTATCATGCTTTCGGGCTTTAAGCCGATGCTTGTCTTGAAGGGCAAGTTCAGTAATACAGGTAAGGGAGTTGCCCTTAGAAAGAGCTTGGTTTATGTGCAGTTTATTGCATCAGTGGTCTTACTCTGTGTCTCCTTTGCGGTATTCAAACAGATGAAATTTCTCAATTCCCAGGATCTTGGAGTAGCCATTGACAATACCTTGGTCATTCGTACTCCGCAAAACGTGGGATCCGATTCCTTGTATACTAACCTGATCCAAAAATTTGAAAACCTGGTTGAACAAAAAAGTTGGGTGAAAGCTGTGACTCAAGCCAGCTCTGTACCAGGATCTGAAACAAAGGATATGAGTTCTACCGGTAGCGTTAGTAAACTGGGGGAAGATGAGAAGGAGGGAGGTTATACCTATTACCACTATGGAGTAAAGGAAAATTACCCGGAAGTCATGGGACTGGAATTTCTGGCGGGAAGTCCCTTAGAGCCTGAAACTCCTTCCGAAAAAGTGTTGATCAGTGAAACTGCCATGCACCAGCTAGGTTTTAATTCGCCTGAAGGGGCAGTGGGTCAGAAAATTTCCTTTTACAGATCTGATAAACCTGCTGAAATTCACGGGGTGTTTAAAAATTTTCACCAGCGCTCACCAAAGGAGGCTTATATGCCATTGTTGCTATGGAAAGCTAATACTACTCGTAATTTTATTGTTAAACTGAATACCCAGGATTCTCAAGCGGCTGTCGCAGGTCTGGAGGATGTTTGGAAGCAAGTATATCCGGGGTTCAGCTACGATTATTACTTCCTGAATGATATGTACAATGCCCAATACCATCAGGAGCAGCAATTTGGAAAGACAGTCTTGCTGTTTACGTTCTTGTCTCTTGTGATAGCAGGCTTGGGCTTGTATGGTCTGTCGGCATTCATGGTGCAGATGCGTACCAAAGAGATAGGAGTCAGGACGGTATTGGGAGCGTCCAAACCCTCGTTGATGTGGATTCTATCCAAAGGCTTTCTAGGAATAGTCGGTTTATCTGGCCTGATAGCTATTCCTATTTCCTACTACCTGATACAATCCTGGTTAGGGAATTACGCCAATCGGTTTGATTTGGGCTTGGACTTGTTTGCTATTCCCTCGGTCTTTATTCTGTTGGTGGCAATGCTTACCGTAGGGAGTCAGACGCTGAAGTCTGCCTATGCCAATCCTGTGGATAGTCTGAAAAGTGAGTAG
- a CDS encoding DUF3185 family protein, whose amino-acid sequence MGIILIIAGIALVYFGINKKNSLGAKPVGEMSMDEVGKAGCSGYFKMMMILGGIALVLVGSVFMAMDSWM is encoded by the coding sequence ATGGGTATTATATTAATTATTGCAGGGATAGCACTTGTCTATTTTGGTATTAACAAGAAAAATTCTCTTGGTGCAAAGCCTGTAGGAGAAATGTCAATGGATGAAGTTGGAAAGGCAGGTTGCAGTGGCTATTTCAAAATGATGATGATCTTAGGTGGGATAGCCCTTGTCTTAGTAGGAAGTGTTTTTATGGCAATGGATTCTTGGATGTGA
- a CDS encoding DUF4197 domain-containing protein: MIYKSPITTCFIFFLALMASFGQSIKLPSNAEINSGLKEALEKATGISADRLGTKDGYLGNLDVKILFPEEARNVEKTLRSMGLGNLVDQAVTSLNRAAEDAALEAKPIFTDAIKQMSIADVKNVLLGEENAATTYFNNTTSPALTEKFTPIIDGSLKKTEATKYWEDVMTQYNKVPFVKKVNTDLTAYVTRKAIDGLFVEIAKEELKIREDISSRSSPLLQKVFGYAKQTDK, from the coding sequence ATGATTTACAAATCTCCGATTACCACCTGTTTTATTTTCTTTTTAGCCTTAATGGCTTCTTTTGGCCAAAGCATCAAACTTCCCAGCAATGCTGAAATCAACTCCGGTTTAAAAGAAGCATTGGAAAAAGCCACAGGAATCAGTGCGGATCGTCTGGGAACAAAAGACGGATACTTGGGAAACCTCGATGTCAAAATCCTTTTTCCCGAGGAAGCCAGAAACGTGGAAAAAACACTACGCTCGATGGGCTTGGGCAATCTGGTAGATCAAGCGGTCACCAGTCTCAACCGTGCCGCCGAAGATGCAGCACTTGAAGCGAAGCCCATCTTTACGGACGCGATCAAGCAAATGAGTATCGCCGATGTGAAAAATGTCCTATTGGGCGAAGAGAATGCCGCCACTACCTATTTCAACAATACTACCTCTCCTGCGCTCACGGAGAAATTCACCCCCATCATAGATGGTAGTCTGAAGAAAACCGAAGCCACAAAATACTGGGAGGATGTAATGACCCAGTACAACAAAGTTCCTTTCGTGAAAAAAGTGAATACCGACCTCACCGCTTATGTGACGAGAAAAGCCATTGACGGGCTCTTTGTAGAAATAGCCAAAGAAGAACTGAAAATCCGCGAAGACATCTCTTCCCGGTCTTCGCCTTTGCTCCAAAAGGTATTTGGCTATGCCAAGCAAACGGATAAGTAA
- the purN gene encoding phosphoribosylglycinamide formyltransferase, which yields MKRLAILASGSGSNAEKIMAHFQNSDKAKVALVASNKSDAFVLERAKNFDVPTFTFSRKEMEAGTLLKKLQSENIDWVILAGFLLKIPVDLTRAFPDRMVNIHPALLPKYGGKGMYGSFVHEAVKAAGDTETGITIHLVNENYDEGRIVFQASVPLTSADTPESIAQKVHALEHKHFPAVIEGLL from the coding sequence TTGAAACGCCTCGCAATCCTCGCCTCCGGAAGCGGAAGCAATGCCGAAAAGATCATGGCTCATTTCCAGAATTCCGATAAAGCCAAAGTTGCATTGGTAGCTTCCAATAAGTCTGATGCTTTTGTACTGGAGCGGGCAAAGAATTTCGACGTCCCGACTTTTACTTTTTCAAGAAAGGAAATGGAGGCAGGTACTCTACTTAAGAAACTCCAATCTGAAAATATAGATTGGGTGATTCTGGCAGGATTCTTACTGAAAATTCCAGTCGATTTGACCAGAGCTTTTCCGGATAGAATGGTGAATATTCATCCGGCTCTTCTCCCGAAATATGGAGGAAAAGGAATGTATGGAAGTTTTGTGCACGAAGCCGTAAAAGCCGCTGGAGACACCGAGACTGGTATCACCATCCACTTGGTCAATGAAAATTACGATGAGGGAAGAATAGTTTTCCAGGCTTCTGTCCCACTCACCTCAGCTGATACACCTGAATCCATCGCCCAGAAAGTACATGCCTTGGAGCACAAACATTTTCCGGCGGTGATTGAAGGATTGTTGTAA
- a CDS encoding geranylgeranylglycerol-phosphate geranylgeranyltransferase: MNTMTVERTISIRGLFRISRPINLLMVAFAQLMTAYFLVETTRSGLPILQDYKLYVIIFSTLLITAAGYMINDYYDVKIDYVNRPGNVVVGKGIKRRVVLLLHTLLNLTAIGLGFLVSPSVAFINFAAAFLLWFYSNQLKREPFIGNFTVALLTGVSIYLIAFHYQKSELLVLTYAIFAFFLNLIREIIKDIEDRQGDRKHGCRTLPIVIGFRKTKAVIFLIASVFVCAILIVTFKLDRPVIFFYFGGLGVFFIYFMYRIYIADRKDHFTQLSTLAKVLMLVGTLSMGLL; encoded by the coding sequence ATGAATACTATGACTGTGGAAAGAACCATATCCATCCGGGGACTTTTTCGGATCAGCAGACCTATCAATCTGCTGATGGTAGCATTCGCACAGTTGATGACAGCCTATTTTTTGGTAGAAACCACCCGTTCGGGTCTGCCTATACTTCAGGATTACAAGCTCTATGTGATCATCTTTTCCACCCTGTTGATCACGGCCGCAGGCTATATGATCAATGATTATTACGATGTCAAAATCGACTATGTAAACCGGCCTGGCAATGTGGTTGTCGGAAAAGGAATCAAGCGCAGAGTGGTACTTTTGCTTCACACCTTGCTGAATCTTACGGCCATTGGATTGGGATTTCTCGTCAGTCCCAGCGTGGCCTTCATTAATTTTGCCGCTGCATTTTTGCTTTGGTTCTACAGCAATCAGCTGAAAAGGGAGCCCTTTATCGGGAATTTCACTGTGGCTTTGCTCACAGGTGTTTCCATTTATCTGATTGCTTTCCATTACCAAAAGTCGGAACTTTTGGTACTTACCTATGCCATTTTCGCCTTCTTTCTCAATTTAATACGGGAAATCATCAAGGATATAGAAGATAGACAGGGAGACCGAAAGCATGGATGCCGCACCTTGCCCATCGTGATCGGCTTCCGTAAAACAAAAGCCGTGATTTTCCTGATTGCATCCGTATTTGTCTGTGCGATTTTGATTGTCACCTTCAAGCTCGATCGGCCGGTAATTTTCTTCTATTTCGGTGGACTAGGAGTGTTTTTCATATACTTTATGTACAGAATCTACATTGCCGACCGCAAAGACCACTTTACCCAACTTAGCACACTTGCCAAAGTTTTGATGCTGGTAGGGACACTGAGCATGGGGTTATTGTAG